A single window of Lysobacter oculi DNA harbors:
- the dnaE gene encoding DNA polymerase III subunit alpha has translation MTARFAHLQLHSEYSLADSTLRIKELVDAAVKRGIPALAITDRNNLFALVKFFKAAEAAGIKPIAGADLAIALPGEPVSWLTLLCRDNGGYKALSRLISRAWMEGHRNDGVAIAPQWLDEEDLSGLIAIAGRASQAGALLAQNRHDAAEDALRAMQARFGDRLNLAIARNGREGEEAFNGFAMAMSSKLGIPLVAGNDVRFLDAEGFDAHEARVCIASGRVLDDPKRPRDYTDQQYLKSADEMAALFADAPDALDNTLRLAERCNASLNLGTYYLPDFPVPDEHTLESWIRTQAAEGLAARLEKQPLSPGKTRDEYDARLTRELDVIIQMGFPGYFLIVADFINWGKAHGIPVGPGRGSGAGSLVAWALGITDLDPLPYDLLFERFLNPERVSMPDFDIDFCMDRRDEVIDYVARKYGRERVSQIITYGTMAAKAVVRDAGRVLGFPYGFVDGIAKLVPMTLGVGLEDALGRTDKSRKDDAWRSDELIARYRDEDDVRDLLDLALQLEDLTRNAGKHAGGVVIAPEPLAEFCPLFAEHDVEGLGKNPVTQFDKDDVEAIGLVKFDFLGLRTLTIIDWAVKAINARRERAGEPPLDIAALPLDDTATYELFARGDTVAVFQFESRGMRELLKRALPDRFEDLIALVSLYRPGPMDLIPDFIERKHGRAEVQYPHALLEPVLSPTYGVVVYQEQVMQTAQILAGYSLGGADLLRRAMGKKKVEEMAKERAKFEAGAQATHDIAPRIAGPIFDLLEKFAGYGFNKSHAAAYALVSYQTAWLKTHYPAEFMAAVLSSDMDNTDKVVGFLDEARAIELTVLPPDVNASAYMFEAVDPKTLRYGLGAVKGVGRGACEAIVDAREREGAFTDLLDFCKRVESNKLNRRTLEALIHAGALDALGNNRPSLLLQLPEALKACEQLAREREAGQVSLFGAVESAAPALHIELPQTHDWPLAEKLRHERETLGFYLSGHPMDPYRDDLTGVTGFHLGQLEKIWSERAEDEKRGWRPEKTVVLAGQVTGMRRKGESQAFVQVEDGRGRIECAFFAETFTEYAALLTRDRILIIEGGLREDEFSGGFSLRARRCWDYSQVCGSHALRLALRLDLRVPGAMEAVDAVLDKHRPGPTPVRFELLREGAAGQLELNGSHGIRIDQDLAATLRAQPGVRTVKLALGKPWT, from the coding sequence ATGACCGCTCGCTTCGCCCACCTGCAATTGCACAGCGAGTATTCGCTGGCCGATTCCACCCTCCGCATCAAGGAGCTGGTGGACGCGGCGGTGAAGCGTGGCATCCCGGCGCTGGCCATCACCGACCGCAACAACCTGTTCGCGCTGGTGAAGTTCTTCAAGGCGGCGGAAGCGGCGGGCATCAAGCCGATCGCCGGCGCCGACCTCGCCATCGCGCTGCCGGGCGAGCCGGTCAGCTGGCTCACCCTGCTCTGCCGCGACAACGGCGGCTACAAGGCGCTGTCGCGACTGATCTCGCGGGCGTGGATGGAAGGCCACCGCAACGACGGCGTGGCCATCGCGCCGCAGTGGCTGGACGAGGAAGACCTGTCCGGGCTGATCGCCATCGCCGGGCGCGCCTCGCAGGCCGGCGCGCTGCTGGCGCAGAACCGCCACGACGCCGCCGAGGACGCGCTGCGTGCGATGCAGGCGCGTTTCGGTGACCGGCTCAACCTCGCCATCGCCCGCAACGGGCGCGAGGGCGAGGAGGCGTTCAACGGCTTCGCCATGGCGATGTCGTCGAAACTCGGCATCCCGCTGGTCGCCGGCAACGATGTGCGCTTCCTCGATGCCGAAGGCTTCGACGCCCATGAGGCACGCGTCTGCATCGCCTCCGGCCGCGTGCTGGACGATCCCAAGCGCCCGCGCGACTACACAGACCAGCAGTACCTGAAATCCGCCGACGAGATGGCCGCGCTGTTCGCCGACGCGCCCGACGCGCTGGACAACACGCTGCGGCTGGCCGAGCGCTGCAACGCCAGCCTCAACCTCGGCACCTATTACCTGCCCGACTTCCCGGTGCCGGACGAGCACACGCTGGAAAGCTGGATCCGCACGCAGGCCGCCGAAGGCCTCGCCGCGCGGCTGGAAAAACAGCCGCTCTCGCCCGGCAAGACCCGCGACGAATACGACGCCCGCCTGACCCGCGAGCTGGACGTGATCATCCAGATGGGCTTCCCCGGCTACTTCCTGATCGTGGCCGACTTCATCAACTGGGGCAAAGCGCACGGCATCCCGGTCGGGCCGGGGCGCGGTTCCGGCGCCGGTTCGCTGGTGGCGTGGGCGCTGGGCATCACCGACCTCGACCCGCTGCCCTACGACCTGCTGTTCGAGCGCTTCCTCAACCCCGAACGCGTGTCGATGCCGGACTTCGACATCGACTTCTGCATGGACCGCCGCGACGAGGTGATCGACTACGTCGCGCGCAAATACGGCCGCGAGCGCGTCAGCCAGATCATCACCTACGGTACGATGGCGGCGAAGGCCGTGGTGCGCGATGCCGGCCGCGTGCTCGGCTTCCCCTACGGCTTCGTCGATGGCATTGCGAAGCTGGTGCCGATGACCCTCGGCGTGGGGCTGGAAGACGCGCTGGGCCGCACCGACAAATCGCGCAAGGACGATGCCTGGCGCAGCGACGAACTGATCGCCCGCTACCGCGACGAGGACGATGTCCGCGACCTGCTCGACCTCGCCCTGCAGCTGGAAGACCTGACCCGCAACGCCGGCAAGCACGCCGGCGGCGTGGTGATCGCGCCGGAGCCGCTGGCCGAGTTCTGCCCGCTGTTCGCCGAACACGATGTCGAAGGCCTGGGCAAGAACCCGGTGACCCAGTTCGACAAGGACGACGTGGAAGCGATCGGCCTGGTCAAGTTCGACTTCCTCGGCCTGCGCACGCTGACCATCATCGACTGGGCGGTGAAGGCGATCAACGCGCGCCGCGAACGCGCGGGCGAGCCGCCGCTCGACATCGCCGCCCTGCCGCTGGACGACACCGCGACCTACGAGCTGTTCGCGCGCGGCGACACCGTGGCGGTGTTCCAGTTCGAATCGCGCGGCATGCGCGAGCTGCTGAAACGCGCCCTGCCCGACCGCTTCGAAGACCTGATCGCGCTGGTGTCGCTGTACCGCCCCGGCCCGATGGACCTGATCCCCGACTTCATCGAGCGCAAGCATGGGCGCGCGGAAGTCCAGTACCCGCATGCCCTGCTGGAACCGGTGCTGTCGCCGACCTACGGCGTGGTGGTGTACCAGGAACAGGTGATGCAGACCGCGCAGATCCTGGCCGGCTACTCGCTCGGCGGCGCCGACCTGCTGCGCCGCGCGATGGGCAAGAAGAAAGTCGAGGAGATGGCGAAGGAGCGCGCCAAGTTCGAGGCCGGCGCGCAGGCCACGCACGACATCGCGCCCAGGATCGCGGGACCGATCTTCGACCTGCTGGAGAAGTTCGCCGGCTACGGCTTCAACAAATCGCACGCCGCCGCCTACGCGCTGGTCAGCTACCAGACCGCGTGGCTGAAGACGCATTACCCGGCGGAGTTCATGGCGGCGGTGCTGTCGTCGGACATGGACAACACCGACAAGGTGGTCGGCTTCTTGGACGAAGCGCGGGCGATCGAGCTCACCGTGCTGCCGCCGGACGTCAACGCATCGGCCTACATGTTCGAGGCGGTGGACCCGAAGACGCTCCGCTACGGCCTGGGCGCGGTGAAGGGCGTCGGCCGCGGCGCCTGCGAGGCGATCGTCGATGCGCGCGAGAGGGAAGGCGCGTTCACCGACCTGCTCGATTTCTGCAAGCGGGTGGAGTCGAACAAGCTCAACCGGCGCACGCTGGAAGCGCTGATCCACGCCGGGGCGCTGGATGCGCTCGGCAACAACCGGCCCTCCCTGCTGCTGCAGCTGCCCGAGGCGCTGAAAGCCTGCGAGCAACTGGCCCGCGAGCGCGAGGCCGGCCAGGTCTCGCTGTTCGGCGCGGTGGAATCGGCAGCACCGGCATTGCACATCGAACTGCCGCAGACCCATGACTGGCCGCTGGCGGAAAAGCTGCGGCACGAGCGCGAGACGCTGGGCTTCTACCTCTCCGGCCACCCGATGGACCCGTACCGCGACGACCTCACCGGCGTCACCGGCTTCCACCTTGGCCAGCTGGAGAAGATCTGGAGCGAGCGCGCCGAGGACGAGAAGCGCGGCTGGCGGCCGGAGAAAACCGTGGTGCTGGCCGGCCAGGTCACCGGCATGCGCCGCAAGGGCGAGTCGCAGGCCTTCGTGCAGGTGGAAGACGGGCGCGGACGCATCGAGTGCGCCTTCTTCGCCGAGACCTTCACCGAATACGCCGCGCTGCTGACCCGCGACCGCATCCTGATCATCGAAGGCGGCCTGCGCGAGGACGAATTCTCCGGCGGCTTCAGCCTGCGCGCGCGGCGCTGCTGGGATTACAGCCAGGTCTGCGGCAGCCATGCGCTGCGGCTGGCGCTGCGGCTGGACCTGCGCGTGCCCGGCGCGATGGAGGCGGTCGATGCCGTCCTCGACAAGCACCGCCCCGGCCCGACGCCGGTCCGCTTCGAACTGCTGCGCGAAGGCGCGGCCGGCCAGCTGGAGCTCAACGGCAGCCACGGCATCCGCATCGACCAGGACCTGGCCGCCACGCTCCGTGCCCAGCCCGGCGTGCGCACGGTGAAGCTGGCGCTGGGCAAGCCCTGGACCTGA
- a CDS encoding acetyl-CoA carboxylase carboxyltransferase subunit alpha, whose translation MNPNYLDFEQPIADLEAKIQELRQASDGQAVNIDTEVRALQDKLRQRTAHIFRDLSPWQVSQMSRHPARPYTNDYIKIMTSEFQELAGDRAYSNDAAIVGGLGRIDGRSVMIIGHQKGRDTKTKVRRNFGMPRPEGYRKALRLMKMAERFKLPIITFIDTPGAYPGIGAEERGQSEAIARNLLEMAELRVPIICNVVGEGGSGGALAIGVGDVTNILEYATYSVISPEGCASILWKDAAKAKDAAEQMGITAKRLKSLGLVDKVVREPIGGAHRNPLQMGKRLKAVILNELDALEKLPVAQLIDQRYARLRGYGAYA comes from the coding sequence ATGAACCCGAACTATCTCGATTTCGAGCAACCCATCGCCGACCTGGAAGCCAAGATCCAGGAGCTGCGCCAGGCCAGCGACGGCCAGGCCGTCAACATCGACACCGAGGTCCGCGCCCTGCAGGACAAGCTGCGCCAGCGTACGGCGCACATCTTCCGCGATCTGTCGCCGTGGCAGGTCTCGCAGATGTCGCGGCACCCGGCGCGGCCCTACACCAACGACTACATCAAGATCATGACCAGCGAGTTCCAGGAACTCGCCGGCGACCGCGCGTATTCCAACGACGCCGCCATCGTCGGCGGGCTGGGCCGCATCGACGGCCGCAGCGTGATGATCATCGGCCACCAGAAGGGCCGCGACACCAAGACCAAGGTGCGCCGCAACTTCGGCATGCCGCGGCCCGAGGGCTACCGCAAGGCGCTGCGCCTGATGAAGATGGCCGAGCGCTTCAAGCTGCCGATCATCACCTTCATCGACACGCCCGGCGCCTACCCCGGCATCGGCGCCGAGGAACGCGGCCAGAGCGAGGCCATCGCCCGCAACCTGCTGGAAATGGCCGAGCTGCGCGTGCCGATCATCTGCAACGTGGTGGGCGAAGGCGGTTCCGGCGGCGCGCTGGCGATCGGCGTGGGCGACGTGACCAACATCCTCGAATACGCCACCTATTCGGTGATCTCGCCGGAAGGATGCGCGTCGATCCTGTGGAAGGACGCCGCCAAGGCCAAGGATGCCGCCGAGCAGATGGGCATCACCGCCAAGCGGCTGAAGTCGCTCGGGCTGGTCGACAAGGTGGTGCGCGAGCCGATCGGCGGCGCCCATCGCAACCCGCTGCAGATGGGCAAGCGGCTCAAGGCCGTGATCCTCAACGAGCTGGACGCGCTGGAAAAGCTGCCGGTCGCGCAGCTGATCGACCAGCGTTACGCGCGCCTGCGCGGCTACGGCGCCTACGCCTGA
- the tilS gene encoding tRNA lysidine(34) synthetase TilS: MTRDATAAVSRAVAAGPDGEAPGTILAGCSGGLDSTVLLHALAQAHPGRVRAVHVHHGLHADADAWASRCEAFCASLRVPLQVIRVTVVDVDAGPEAAARAARHRAFLDAMQPGDWLALAHHRDDQAETFLLRALRGAGPDGLASMRPLRPFGPGLMWRPLLDLPRADLLAYAQASDLRWIEDPSNASSDFDRNFLRNTVMPLLQQRWPQADAMFAQSARMNRQARTLLDAEDEAALARLRHGLPVDELDADALRVLPPERRARVLRRWMRQLGLPPLPAAALTRIEDEVLQARADAEPRVEWAGACIEGWKHRLRAGASSPALPPDWQAVWDGRAPLSLPEGSVLSLEGSAGFDTPLQVRARMGGERIDLPHRTHSHALKHVLQDAWMPPWIRRRLPLLVDADSGQLIAAGTMLSRHFAGRAQAPDARLHWHLA; encoded by the coding sequence ATGACCCGCGACGCCACCGCAGCCGTGTCGCGCGCGGTGGCCGCCGGACCCGACGGCGAAGCCCCCGGAACGATCCTCGCCGGCTGCAGCGGCGGGCTGGATTCCACCGTCCTGCTGCATGCGCTGGCCCAGGCGCATCCCGGCCGCGTGCGTGCCGTCCACGTCCACCACGGCCTGCATGCGGATGCGGATGCGTGGGCGTCCCGGTGCGAGGCGTTCTGCGCATCGCTGCGGGTGCCGTTGCAGGTGATCCGGGTGACGGTGGTGGATGTCGATGCCGGCCCGGAAGCCGCCGCGCGTGCCGCCCGCCACCGCGCCTTCCTCGATGCGATGCAACCCGGCGACTGGCTGGCGCTGGCCCATCACCGCGATGACCAGGCCGAGACCTTCCTGCTGCGCGCGCTGCGCGGCGCCGGGCCGGATGGGTTGGCCTCGATGCGGCCACTGCGGCCGTTCGGGCCGGGCCTGATGTGGCGGCCGCTGCTGGACCTGCCGCGCGCCGACCTGCTGGCCTACGCGCAGGCGTCCGACCTGCGCTGGATCGAAGACCCGTCCAACGCGTCATCGGACTTCGACCGCAACTTCCTGCGCAACACGGTGATGCCGCTGCTGCAGCAACGCTGGCCGCAGGCGGACGCCATGTTCGCGCAGTCGGCCCGCATGAACCGGCAGGCCCGCACCCTGCTCGATGCCGAAGACGAAGCCGCCCTCGCCCGCCTGCGCCACGGCCTGCCCGTCGATGAACTCGACGCCGATGCCCTGCGCGTCCTGCCCCCGGAGCGGCGCGCCCGCGTGCTGCGGCGGTGGATGCGCCAACTCGGATTGCCGCCGTTGCCGGCAGCCGCACTCACGCGCATCGAAGACGAGGTGCTGCAGGCCCGCGCCGATGCCGAACCGCGCGTCGAATGGGCCGGCGCCTGCATCGAAGGCTGGAAGCACCGGCTGCGGGCGGGCGCATCATCGCCCGCGCTTCCGCCGGACTGGCAGGCGGTCTGGGATGGCCGTGCGCCGCTGTCGCTGCCCGAAGGCAGCGTCCTCAGCCTCGAAGGCAGCGCAGGTTTCGACACGCCTCTGCAGGTCCGCGCACGAATGGGCGGCGAGCGCATCGACCTGCCGCATCGCACGCACTCGCACGCACTGAAACATGTGCTGCAGGACGCGTGGATGCCGCCGTGGATCCGCCGCCGGTTGCCGCTGCTGGTGGATGCGGACAGCGGGCAGCTCATCGCCGCCGGCACGATGCTCTCGCGCCATTTCGCCGGCCGCGCGCAGGCGCCGGATGCCCGGCTGCATTGGCATCTGGCGTAA
- a CDS encoding exodeoxyribonuclease VII small subunit: MARKTPDKDATASPVADFEHSLDALEQLVDRMETGELSLEESLAAYERGVGLYRRCQTALEQAELRVRLLSDPQDPSSAEPFDDADA, encoded by the coding sequence ATGGCACGCAAGACTCCCGACAAGGACGCGACGGCCTCGCCGGTCGCCGATTTCGAGCACTCCCTGGACGCGCTCGAGCAGCTGGTGGACCGCATGGAAACCGGCGAACTGTCGCTGGAGGAATCGCTGGCCGCCTACGAACGCGGCGTCGGGCTGTACCGCCGCTGCCAGACCGCGCTGGAACAGGCCGAGCTGCGCGTGCGCCTGCTCTCCGACCCGCAGGACCCGTCCAGCGCCGAACCCTTCGACGACGCCGATGCCTGA
- the ispA gene encoding (2E,6E)-farnesyl diphosphate synthase, producing MPDRDTVTARLAAWQARIEAALDRVLPSPDTEPARLHAAMRHAALNGGKRIRPALVYATGVAFGLEDAALDDAALAVELVHCYSLVHDDLPAMDDDDLRRGQPTVHIAFDEATAILAGDALQTLAFARIADAPLGDATRVALLRELAQASGAAGMCGGQALDIDATGRRIDITRLERLHAMKTGALLRASVRMGAIAAGAGEAERIALDRYADALGLAFQIRDDLLDIEGDSATLGKTAGKDIAQDKATFPALIGVEASRARLATLAGTMHDALAALPGDTDALAALARRVIEREN from the coding sequence ATGCCTGACCGCGACACAGTGACCGCGCGCCTCGCCGCTTGGCAGGCGCGCATCGAAGCCGCGCTCGACCGCGTGCTGCCTTCGCCCGACACCGAACCCGCCCGCCTGCACGCCGCGATGCGCCACGCCGCGCTCAACGGCGGCAAGCGCATCCGCCCGGCGCTGGTGTACGCGACCGGCGTGGCATTCGGGCTGGAGGATGCGGCGCTCGACGACGCCGCGCTCGCCGTCGAGCTGGTCCACTGCTACTCGCTGGTCCACGACGACCTGCCGGCGATGGACGACGACGACCTGCGCCGCGGCCAGCCCACCGTGCACATCGCCTTCGACGAGGCCACCGCGATCCTGGCCGGTGATGCGCTGCAGACGCTCGCCTTCGCGCGCATCGCCGACGCGCCGCTGGGTGACGCCACCCGCGTCGCCCTGCTGCGCGAACTGGCGCAGGCCTCCGGCGCGGCCGGCATGTGCGGCGGCCAGGCACTCGACATCGACGCCACCGGCCGCCGCATCGACATCACCCGACTCGAACGCCTGCACGCGATGAAAACCGGGGCGCTGCTGCGTGCCTCGGTGCGGATGGGCGCGATCGCCGCCGGCGCCGGCGAGGCCGAACGCATCGCGCTGGACCGCTATGCCGACGCGCTCGGGCTGGCCTTCCAGATCCGTGACGACCTGCTCGACATCGAAGGCGACAGCGCCACGCTCGGCAAGACCGCCGGCAAGGACATCGCGCAGGACAAGGCGACCTTCCCGGCATTGATCGGCGTGGAGGCCTCGCGCGCGCGGCTGGCCACGCTCGCCGGCACCATGCACGACGCGCTGGCCGCATTGCCCGGCGACACCGATGCGCTGGCGGCACTCGCACGCCGGGTCATCGAACGCGAAAACTGA
- a CDS encoding DUF4870 domain-containing protein has product MTIDDTLPPPAPSAVSQDDRLWAAGAHVGALLAALLTSWFAGIAGAAAALVVWFLVRDRSAFAAEHAKEAFNFNLSMFLYAVASILLVVFTLGIGILVALPIWIILGLAWLIFTIIAAIKAYDGQPYRYPLTIRLLK; this is encoded by the coding sequence ATGACGATTGACGACACCCTGCCGCCTCCGGCGCCCTCCGCAGTGAGTCAGGACGACCGCCTCTGGGCCGCCGGTGCCCATGTCGGCGCGTTGCTGGCCGCCTTGCTGACCAGTTGGTTCGCCGGCATCGCCGGTGCCGCCGCCGCGCTGGTCGTGTGGTTCCTGGTGCGTGACCGTTCGGCCTTCGCCGCCGAGCACGCCAAGGAAGCCTTCAACTTCAACCTGAGCATGTTCCTGTACGCGGTCGCCTCGATCCTGCTGGTCGTGTTCACCCTCGGCATCGGCATCCTGGTGGCGTTGCCGATATGGATCATCCTGGGCCTGGCCTGGCTGATCTTCACCATCATCGCCGCGATCAAGGCTTACGACGGCCAGCCCTACCGCTATCCGCTGACCATCCGCCTGCTCAAGTAA
- a CDS encoding DUF4870 domain-containing protein: MNQPFETSSAVSSDDRTMAMLAHLLGILTAFIGPLVIWLINKDKPEKAFVNDQAKEALNFQITVTIAYIVASALSVILIGLLLIPVIMIANLVLCILAGLKANEGVAYRYPFALRVIN; this comes from the coding sequence ATGAACCAACCCTTCGAAACCTCCTCCGCCGTGTCGTCCGACGACCGCACCATGGCGATGCTCGCGCACCTGCTCGGCATCCTCACCGCCTTCATCGGCCCGCTGGTCATCTGGCTGATCAACAAGGACAAGCCGGAGAAGGCCTTCGTCAACGACCAGGCGAAAGAGGCGCTGAACTTCCAGATCACCGTGACCATCGCCTACATCGTCGCCAGCGCGCTGTCGGTGATCCTGATCGGCCTGCTGCTGATCCCGGTGATCATGATCGCCAACCTGGTGCTGTGCATCCTGGCCGGCCTGAAAGCCAACGAGGGCGTGGCCTACCGCTATCCCTTCGCGCTGCGCGTGATCAACTGA